A window of the Candidatus Zixiibacteriota bacterium genome harbors these coding sequences:
- the miaA gene encoding tRNA (adenosine(37)-N6)-dimethylallyltransferase MiaA: MPEPGRIPVICGPTGSGKTSLALRLAEDFPIEIISADSRQLIRHLDIGTAKPTPGEQERVRFHLIDLIEPGERFSSFQFIEAADAAVGDILVRRRLPVVVGGTGLYLRALIDGVVEMEADRPEIRERLEADMQRLGPEAMHRRLTGIDPQEAARVHPHNRVRLVRALEIYELTGTPKSKLTSSGAYKKSQYEYGAFCLMPDRAQLYRAIEARVDLMMRLGLLAEVDNLLGRGFGAALRRANVIGYDELLDYREGRCSLAEAVALIKQNSRRYAKRQITWFRHQLEGEYFPSGGSVLEAVRAALETRPRRR; encoded by the coding sequence GTGCCTGAGCCAGGTCGAATCCCCGTAATCTGCGGCCCGACCGGGTCGGGCAAGACTTCGCTTGCCCTCCGCCTGGCCGAAGATTTTCCAATCGAGATCATCTCCGCGGATTCCCGCCAGTTGATCAGGCATCTCGATATCGGCACCGCCAAACCAACCCCAGGAGAGCAAGAACGGGTCCGTTTCCATCTGATAGATCTTATCGAACCGGGCGAGCGCTTCTCGTCGTTCCAGTTCATAGAGGCCGCCGATGCGGCTGTTGGCGACATCCTCGTGCGGCGCAGACTCCCCGTGGTAGTCGGGGGAACCGGCCTCTACCTGAGGGCGCTGATCGACGGGGTAGTCGAGATGGAAGCGGATCGGCCGGAGATTCGCGAGCGCCTCGAGGCCGATATGCAGCGCCTCGGTCCTGAAGCTATGCACCGACGACTGACCGGAATTGACCCGCAGGAAGCGGCGCGGGTTCATCCGCACAATCGGGTAAGGCTAGTACGGGCACTGGAAATCTATGAGTTAACAGGAACGCCCAAGTCGAAACTTACATCCTCCGGAGCGTACAAGAAAAGTCAGTATGAATACGGAGCCTTCTGCTTGATGCCTGACCGTGCTCAACTCTATCGCGCTATTGAGGCGCGGGTTGACCTGATGATGCGGCTTGGCCTGCTTGCAGAAGTTGACAACCTGTTGGGCCGTGGCTTTGGCGCGGCGCTACGACGAGCCAACGTGATCGGCTACGATGAGCTCCTTGACTATCGCGAGGGGCGATGCTCTCTCGCTGAGGCTGTGGCCCTGATCAAGCAGAATAGTCGTCGGTATGCCAAACGGCAAATCACCTGGTTTCGTCACCAGTTGGAGGGCGAATACTTCCCCTCAGGCGGATCGGTGTTAGAGGCCGTGAGGGCGGCGCTGGAAACCAGGCCCAGGAGGCGTTAA
- a CDS encoding tetratricopeptide repeat protein, with product MMVEYMLEFLLLLLIVLAVYLVYERFSGRTKEPEPSLYLEALRDLLDGRQEAAFSKLRQVVAEDGSNLDAYLRLGRILRENNQPERAYQVHKDLTLRPGLSRPERSAILREIAADCLALNDLNTAETALKEQVELNPEDHWAHSRLLSLQEKAQQWDAAYDTAVTILKLEGDKSKKPLARYKFQLGEMLYRQREYHKARIAYKEAIGLDPAHVSAYLAIGDSYYEEKRLEDAVTFWNKLTTAVPDQGHLAIDRLKRTLYELGRFGEVPLICEQILEHSPKNLEARRALAEFYENKGDVDLAIEMWERILDDNPDDGAAVLDLIRVHLERRDYSRISSLIRNLEKRREQLSRRMSTGASESVAHGA from the coding sequence ATGATGGTCGAATACATGCTCGAATTCCTGCTGCTGCTGTTGATAGTGCTGGCGGTGTACCTGGTTTATGAGCGTTTCTCCGGACGAACCAAGGAGCCGGAGCCGAGCCTCTATCTCGAGGCACTGCGGGATCTGCTCGACGGCCGTCAGGAGGCGGCCTTCTCCAAGCTGCGCCAGGTAGTGGCCGAGGACGGCAGCAACCTCGACGCGTATCTCCGCCTGGGGCGGATTCTCCGCGAGAACAACCAGCCCGAGCGGGCCTACCAGGTGCACAAAGATTTGACCCTTCGACCCGGCCTGTCCCGGCCCGAGCGGTCGGCAATACTACGAGAGATCGCCGCCGATTGCCTTGCGCTCAACGATCTTAACACCGCCGAAACCGCGCTGAAAGAACAGGTCGAACTCAATCCGGAAGATCACTGGGCGCACAGCCGTCTCCTGTCGCTCCAGGAAAAAGCGCAACAGTGGGACGCCGCCTATGACACGGCGGTTACCATACTCAAACTCGAGGGTGACAAGTCCAAGAAGCCCCTGGCCCGGTACAAGTTTCAGCTGGGCGAAATGCTGTACCGCCAGCGCGAGTATCACAAAGCGCGCATCGCCTATAAAGAAGCCATTGGTCTCGATCCGGCCCACGTATCGGCCTATCTGGCCATCGGCGACTCTTACTATGAAGAAAAACGGCTCGAGGACGCTGTTACTTTCTGGAACAAGCTGACCACCGCCGTGCCCGATCAGGGTCATCTCGCGATCGATCGCCTCAAACGCACCTTGTACGAGCTGGGGCGGTTCGGCGAGGTGCCGCTCATTTGCGAGCAGATTCTGGAGCACTCGCCGAAAAATCTCGAGGCGCGCCGGGCTCTGGCCGAGTTTTATGAGAACAAAGGCGATGTTGACCTCGCCATTGAGATGTGGGAACGGATTCTGGACGACAACCCTGACGACGGTGCAGCGGTGCTCGATCTGATCCGGGTCCACCTGGAACGGCGGGATTACTCGAGGATTTCGTCACTAATTCGAAACCTCGAGAAACGGCGCGAACAGCTCTCTCGGCGGATGTCGACAGGGGCCTCGGAATCGGTGGCTCACGGCGCTTAA
- a CDS encoding SPOR domain-containing protein — protein MWRRIVFSVVIVSMLSGTAGAQTVYSLIQKGKLMEARDSLSRLAQASVRDGNTLFYQGLLEQDGAIAVKSMEAAFEASLPSQHHEEISYRLAQYYLFTGDYRRLASLVSDYFSRWERGMYRAEMRRLSVFADERTGSYESALRQCDRYLVDNSSGDPQQWGLIDKARVLSAHGKQIGAAETIRQLSRSRKGVGVPLALYLLGMQAVTRNKADDAVFYYNMLREAYPAAIGLDQLSAGLGEMSDKPRTDNKAEKLTGTYYSVKVGVFSEADNAKRHADRFRGQGQKVDIETKEISGRNYRVVYVGTFDDYDEAVRFKHRLEAERNDTYQVVAR, from the coding sequence ATGTGGCGACGTATAGTGTTTTCGGTTGTTATCGTTTCTATGTTGTCCGGGACGGCCGGGGCGCAGACGGTGTATTCGCTCATTCAGAAGGGGAAACTGATGGAGGCCCGCGATTCGCTGTCCCGCCTGGCCCAGGCCTCGGTGCGCGACGGCAACACGCTTTTCTACCAGGGCCTGCTTGAACAGGATGGCGCGATCGCGGTCAAATCAATGGAGGCGGCGTTTGAGGCGTCGTTGCCGTCGCAGCACCACGAGGAGATAAGTTATCGCCTGGCGCAGTATTACCTTTTCACCGGAGACTACCGGAGACTGGCCAGCTTGGTATCCGACTATTTCTCTCGTTGGGAGCGAGGGATGTACCGAGCGGAAATGCGGCGTTTGTCAGTGTTTGCCGACGAGCGTACCGGTTCGTATGAGTCCGCCCTACGACAGTGTGATCGCTACCTGGTCGACAACAGCAGCGGGGATCCGCAGCAGTGGGGGTTGATCGACAAAGCGCGCGTGCTTTCAGCGCACGGTAAGCAAATCGGCGCCGCGGAGACGATCAGGCAGCTTTCGCGGTCGCGTAAGGGTGTCGGCGTGCCGCTGGCGCTCTACCTGCTCGGTATGCAGGCGGTGACGAGGAACAAAGCCGACGATGCTGTTTTCTACTATAACATGCTTCGTGAGGCGTATCCGGCAGCGATCGGTTTGGATCAACTGTCGGCAGGGTTGGGAGAGATGTCGGATAAGCCGCGGACAGATAATAAGGCTGAGAAACTCACCGGAACATATTACTCCGTCAAAGTGGGGGTCTTCTCCGAAGCGGACAACGCCAAGCGCCACGCCGACCGGTTCCGCGGCCAGGGGCAAAAAGTCGATATCGAGACGAAGGAGATCTCCGGCCGCAACTATCGCGTGGTTTATGTCGGGACATTCGATGATTATGACGAGGCGGTCCGCTTCAAGCATCGCCTCGAAGCGGAGCGCAACGATACCTACCAGGTTGTGGCCCGATGA
- a CDS encoding LapA family protein — protein sequence MWIIRTILILLLLLMVVAFAFNNTGTDQKVAVHLQPLFPNYVDVPLITVVFWSFVAGALMCLVLFISTFVKLSIQSHAARKRIKALESEVAILRNRPIDESADLLKGLDRKREERESPFADR from the coding sequence ATGTGGATCATTAGGACGATACTCATACTGCTGTTGCTCTTGATGGTGGTGGCGTTCGCCTTTAACAATACCGGCACCGACCAGAAAGTGGCGGTGCACCTCCAGCCGCTGTTTCCGAACTACGTTGATGTACCGCTGATTACGGTCGTGTTCTGGTCATTCGTAGCCGGCGCGCTCATGTGCCTGGTGCTGTTCATTTCGACATTTGTTAAATTGTCGATTCAGTCCCACGCCGCGCGTAAGCGAATCAAGGCGCTGGAGAGCGAGGTGGCCATCCTGCGCAATCGTCCTATCGATGAATCCGCCGATCTGCTCAAAGGGCTGGATCGGAAGCGCGAGGAACGGGAATCACCCTTTGCGGATAGATAA
- a CDS encoding LysM peptidoglycan-binding domain-containing protein, with the protein MRKFMTSTLLRVLIAGLVLSLVVSCGGRKSIPDHDFGWESRTASADEVDSTALLEALDTVPTALASADSTARQPADSTHRRAGRIRTGDSLAPHPAGPHEEEASRRHLAWLYGAQDDESDIPDPIYYGEVDTEDSASAVDDAVWRMLGLAEEYHSMGVLANREANWEEAQYYFEKSIKIMAGLDIETDTIPTPEATKYNTLLDNVISDYRLTLRSLGQLEGDVTPSVLVERFADLEERLEGDSLYVSGQREREITYDLPIKMNDRVKSSIVYFQTVARDAFRKYLGRSKKYEKLFKEVLTRHGLPQDLIYLCLVESGFNTKAYSWARASGLWQFIASTGRLYGLERDWWIDERRDPKKATEAAARFLKDLYREFGDWELAMAAYNGGPGRVRSTIKKQGTEDFWRMRLRRQTMDYVPLIYAAAIIAKDPERYGFRDVEYEPELRWDEVTIDRCLDLKAVAEAVGCSVDELKEYNPELLRNYTPPGQKHYVLKLPHGVRSQFLAAYESMPSPQETSWVTHTIRKGETISSIAAKYGVSQYAILESNHLGRNARIIAGKTLIVPVPLDREFARTTNGKNREYKAEGSVYTVRQGDTMWDIARAFGTTVDALRRVNYIERGARIYVGQRLKLPSNAANLKQLAQSNDSPAQSPGGSSKSGSEPAPRPSSGAVRTHKVRVGDTLWEIARLYGTTTTNLRKLNNLSRTGRIYPGQILQVGGASAGTDFVTYTVQRGDSLARIARQFGTSISRILALNELDDPDNLQVGQVLKIKAQ; encoded by the coding sequence TTGCGTAAGTTCATGACATCCACTCTCCTTCGAGTCTTGATCGCCGGCCTCGTCTTATCGCTCGTGGTTTCATGTGGCGGCCGAAAGAGTATCCCCGACCACGATTTCGGCTGGGAAAGCCGCACCGCGAGTGCCGATGAAGTCGACAGCACCGCCCTGTTGGAAGCGCTGGATACCGTGCCGACAGCTTTGGCCTCCGCTGATAGTACCGCCCGGCAGCCCGCAGATTCGACCCACCGGAGAGCCGGCCGAATCCGGACGGGAGACTCCCTGGCGCCCCATCCAGCCGGCCCGCACGAGGAAGAGGCGAGCCGCCGCCACCTAGCCTGGCTCTATGGCGCTCAGGACGACGAGAGCGACATCCCGGACCCGATCTATTATGGCGAAGTGGATACCGAAGATTCAGCATCGGCAGTCGACGACGCAGTATGGCGGATGCTTGGGCTTGCCGAGGAATACCATTCCATGGGAGTGCTGGCCAATCGCGAGGCCAACTGGGAGGAAGCCCAGTACTACTTCGAGAAGTCAATAAAGATCATGGCCGGTCTGGATATTGAAACTGACACGATTCCGACTCCCGAAGCCACCAAGTACAATACGTTGCTGGACAATGTTATCTCAGACTATCGTCTGACTCTGCGTTCTTTGGGACAGCTCGAGGGCGATGTAACACCATCAGTATTGGTGGAGAGATTCGCCGATCTGGAAGAGCGGCTCGAGGGGGATTCGCTCTATGTGTCCGGTCAGCGGGAGCGGGAGATCACGTACGACCTGCCCATCAAGATGAACGACCGGGTAAAGAGCTCGATCGTCTATTTTCAGACAGTCGCCCGCGACGCTTTCCGCAAGTACCTGGGGCGGTCCAAGAAGTATGAGAAACTCTTCAAAGAAGTGCTGACCCGTCATGGTCTCCCGCAGGACCTGATTTATCTTTGTCTGGTTGAGTCGGGGTTCAATACGAAGGCGTACTCCTGGGCGAGAGCCTCCGGGCTGTGGCAGTTTATCGCCTCCACCGGCCGTCTCTACGGTCTGGAGCGTGACTGGTGGATCGACGAGCGTCGCGACCCAAAAAAGGCCACCGAGGCGGCGGCCCGCTTCCTCAAAGACCTGTATCGTGAGTTCGGCGACTGGGAGCTGGCCATGGCCGCATACAACGGGGGCCCGGGTCGGGTGCGCAGCACGATCAAAAAGCAGGGAACCGAGGATTTCTGGCGTATGCGGCTGCGCCGCCAAACCATGGACTATGTCCCGCTGATCTACGCGGCTGCCATTATCGCCAAAGATCCCGAGCGATACGGCTTCCGCGATGTCGAGTACGAGCCGGAGCTGCGCTGGGATGAAGTTACCATTGACCGCTGCCTCGATCTCAAAGCTGTAGCCGAGGCGGTGGGGTGTTCGGTCGACGAGCTCAAGGAGTACAATCCGGAACTCCTGCGCAACTACACTCCACCCGGACAGAAACACTATGTCTTGAAGCTGCCGCACGGCGTCCGTAGCCAATTCCTGGCGGCATATGAATCAATGCCTTCGCCGCAGGAAACAAGCTGGGTCACGCACACGATTCGCAAGGGAGAGACGATAAGCTCTATCGCTGCCAAGTACGGCGTGTCCCAATACGCCATACTGGAGTCAAATCACCTGGGGCGCAACGCCAGGATCATCGCGGGCAAGACCTTGATCGTGCCGGTGCCGCTCGACCGCGAGTTTGCCCGCACCACTAACGGCAAGAACCGCGAATACAAGGCGGAAGGCTCGGTGTACACAGTGCGCCAAGGTGACACGATGTGGGATATCGCCCGGGCGTTTGGCACTACTGTCGACGCGCTGCGTCGCGTGAACTACATCGAGCGCGGCGCCCGCATCTATGTCGGCCAGCGTCTGAAGCTGCCGTCGAACGCCGCCAATCTGAAACAACTCGCTCAATCCAACGATTCCCCGGCGCAATCACCAGGCGGCAGCTCTAAATCCGGGTCTGAACCCGCGCCACGGCCGTCATCGGGCGCAGTCCGCACACATAAAGTTCGCGTGGGCGACACACTTTGGGAAATTGCCCGCCTGTATGGCACTACCACGACTAATCTTCGGAAGCTGAACAATCTGAGCCGCACCGGGCGAATCTATCCCGGCCAGATACTGCAGGTGGGCGGCGCCTCGGCAGGTACCGATTTCGTTACTTACACCGTCCAGCGTGGGGACAGCCTGGCACGGATCGCCCGGCAGTTCGGAACCTCGATATCCCGGATTCTGGCGCTCAACGAGCTCGATGACCCGGATAACCTCCAGGTCGGCCAGGTCCTGAAAATAAAGGCGCAGTGA
- the mutS gene encoding DNA mismatch repair protein MutS → MTRPVDPVNGFSPLMRQYHAIKQQHPDKILFFRMGDFYEMFGDDAVLAAPLLGIALTSRSHGKGERTPLAGVPYHSVDRYLARLLAKGHKVVVVEQVEDPKTARGLVKREVVEVLTPGTATIDAGDSSQLEPSLAAVFTDSERTLGFALLDMNTGSFMVDEGPVERLMEKLRVMEPTEVLYPGDMRESVLAPLQRWFNGDRRLFPYEEWNFDYRTADRELNAHFGTSTLEGFGVGDARLAVTAAGAVFRYLRENHRERLTHISRLTRIADADHMLLDYATVRNLELVRSVSNASEENTLFAVVNRCQTAAGTRRLRHALIRPFKDKARIDLRLGAVDELVRNRELCARISDTLKGAPDLEKLAGRVGIGKLNPRQAASLSQALQTARDLARMLEAAKSEHLVSVQNSIPDNSAVIDMLGRALVDEPPMVTNKGGIFKPGYAARLNELNDSIRAARDYIGSLQQSERARTGIGSLKVGYNKVFGYYLEVTNPNRDQVPPHYIRKQTLVNAERYITPELKEKEELILAAEEKIFRLEAELYSELLENLNQHIGNLQLTAELSAEIDLVAALAELAVERGYCRPEIFDDTRLNIINGRHPVVESVLPSGSFVANDLALSTEDRQIIVLTGPNMSGKSTYLRQVGLIVILAQIGSWVPADSAEIGLADRVFTRVGALDNLAGGQSTFLVEMVETANILNNAGERSLVLLDEVGRGTSTFDGLSVAWSVVERLNDDCRCRTVFATHYHELTGMAALYERIHNFQVAVKRREDSVVFLHKIVPGGCDDSYGIEVARLAGLPRTTISRAKQILRLLESGKFTQSELGKGLYKEKVQTTLFEAPSSEIEEKIRQSDLEHMSPVEAFDFLRKLKDELL, encoded by the coding sequence ATGACCCGACCGGTTGATCCCGTCAACGGTTTTTCGCCGCTCATGCGGCAGTACCACGCCATCAAGCAGCAGCACCCCGACAAGATTCTCTTCTTCCGCATGGGGGATTTCTATGAGATGTTCGGCGATGATGCCGTCCTGGCGGCGCCGCTGCTCGGGATCGCCCTGACCTCTCGCTCACACGGCAAGGGAGAGCGCACGCCGCTGGCGGGCGTGCCCTATCACTCCGTTGACAGATACCTGGCCCGGCTGCTTGCGAAGGGTCACAAAGTCGTGGTGGTGGAACAGGTCGAGGATCCAAAAACTGCGCGCGGGCTGGTCAAGCGCGAGGTGGTAGAGGTCCTGACTCCCGGCACGGCAACAATTGACGCCGGCGATTCCTCACAGCTTGAGCCGAGCCTCGCAGCGGTGTTCACCGATTCAGAGCGTACCCTCGGGTTTGCCCTTCTCGACATGAACACCGGCTCGTTCATGGTAGACGAGGGGCCGGTCGAGCGGCTTATGGAAAAACTCCGTGTGATGGAGCCGACCGAGGTGCTCTACCCCGGCGATATGCGCGAGAGCGTGCTCGCCCCGCTCCAGCGGTGGTTCAATGGCGACCGCCGGTTGTTCCCATACGAGGAATGGAATTTTGATTACCGTACCGCCGACCGTGAACTAAACGCCCATTTCGGGACCAGCACTCTCGAGGGGTTCGGCGTGGGCGACGCCCGTCTCGCGGTAACTGCCGCCGGAGCAGTGTTTCGCTACCTGCGGGAGAACCATCGTGAACGACTCACCCATATTAGTCGCCTGACCCGGATAGCCGACGCCGACCACATGCTTCTGGACTACGCCACGGTCCGGAATCTGGAACTGGTGCGCAGTGTGTCGAACGCCTCCGAGGAGAACACGCTTTTCGCCGTGGTCAACCGCTGCCAGACCGCCGCCGGTACCCGTCGCCTGCGACATGCGCTCATCAGGCCGTTCAAGGATAAGGCACGGATAGACCTCCGCCTGGGCGCGGTCGACGAACTGGTACGCAATCGTGAACTCTGCGCGCGGATAAGCGACACCCTTAAGGGAGCGCCCGATCTCGAAAAGCTGGCGGGCCGAGTCGGTATCGGCAAGCTCAACCCCCGACAGGCGGCATCGCTCAGCCAGGCTCTGCAGACGGCCCGCGATCTGGCACGAATGCTCGAAGCCGCAAAATCCGAACACCTCGTCAGCGTTCAAAATTCTATACCGGACAACTCCGCTGTTATTGACATGCTCGGTCGGGCGCTGGTCGACGAGCCGCCCATGGTCACGAATAAGGGGGGGATCTTCAAGCCCGGGTATGCGGCCCGGCTGAACGAACTCAACGACTCCATTCGTGCCGCCCGTGATTACATCGGTTCACTGCAGCAGAGTGAGAGGGCCAGGACCGGTATTGGCAGCTTGAAAGTCGGGTACAACAAGGTGTTCGGTTACTACCTTGAGGTCACCAACCCTAACCGCGACCAGGTGCCGCCGCACTATATCCGCAAGCAGACATTAGTAAACGCCGAGCGGTACATCACTCCCGAACTAAAAGAAAAAGAAGAACTGATTCTCGCCGCCGAAGAGAAGATTTTCCGCCTTGAGGCGGAGTTGTACAGCGAGCTGCTGGAGAATTTGAATCAACACATCGGCAACCTGCAACTGACCGCCGAACTGTCGGCGGAAATCGATCTCGTAGCTGCCCTGGCAGAGCTTGCGGTCGAACGAGGGTACTGCCGCCCGGAGATATTCGACGACACCCGCCTGAACATTATTAATGGTCGCCATCCGGTAGTCGAATCAGTGTTGCCTTCGGGGTCGTTCGTAGCGAACGATCTTGCGCTTTCGACCGAAGACCGTCAGATCATTGTGCTCACCGGTCCCAATATGTCCGGCAAGTCAACTTACCTGAGACAGGTTGGCCTCATAGTCATACTGGCCCAGATCGGCTCCTGGGTGCCGGCCGATTCGGCCGAGATCGGCCTGGCCGATCGCGTTTTTACTCGTGTAGGTGCACTTGATAATCTCGCCGGTGGGCAATCGACATTCTTAGTCGAAATGGTCGAGACCGCGAACATATTGAATAACGCCGGCGAGCGGTCGCTGGTGCTGCTCGACGAGGTCGGGCGGGGTACGTCGACTTTCGACGGGCTCTCGGTGGCCTGGTCAGTTGTCGAACGCCTCAACGACGACTGCCGCTGTCGTACGGTTTTCGCGACTCACTATCATGAGCTGACCGGCATGGCGGCCCTGTACGAGCGAATTCACAATTTTCAGGTGGCAGTCAAACGCCGTGAGGACAGTGTCGTATTCCTGCACAAGATAGTCCCCGGCGGGTGCGATGATTCCTACGGTATCGAGGTCGCGCGACTGGCAGGCCTGCCGCGTACGACTATCAGCCGTGCCAAACAGATTCTGAGATTGTTGGAGTCGGGCAAATTCACCCAGAGCGAGCTGGGTAAGGGACTCTACAAAGAGAAAGTGCAAACCACCCTGTTCGAGGCGCCCAGTTCGGAGATCGAAGAGAAAATCAGGCAGTCGGATTTGGAACACATGAGCCCGGTTGAGGCGTTTGATTTCCTGCGCAAACTGAAGGACGAGCTTTTGTGA
- the mutL gene encoding DNA mismatch repair endonuclease MutL → MKRTPHDRPWIRPLPERLINKIAAGEVVERPASVVKELVENALDAGADRIEIDIERSGTKLIKIVDNGCGIDSDQIEIAFSRHATSKISEFDDLDRIESYGFRGEALPSIASVSRMRMVSKTTDADSGTEIIYEGGVLQSKKAIASSPGTTIEVENLFYNTPARRKFLKAETTEARHITRVAMALAMGRFRIGFVYRLNGRPIFALPPGLGLGERVAGLLAPGKTFVAVSGELGPVSITGHVAPPGLAQSNRNSQFIFINGRYIQSPALGHALAAGYGELLPRGNYPVGALLLSVDPSEVDVNVHPAKTEVRLSREREIYDAVYHLVKAALRQEGVVPRLETGTNIAGSVATAPPPSYSHHPKVIPGVTARGGHQAHMVRELYRTTSPTRSIEAPATVLVDTATGEILTEPVPVPTAAPPTEASIRLIGRFEDLYLLVQVGRELLVVDQHTAHERVLFEETMRQMEAHGSTGQQLLLPVQFELGAEQLTLFEEARDVLVRSGFTVESFGGRTVRIEAVPAILSRKSPETALRAILDDVGSLKKSGYDLRKAVAQSVACRSAAMAGDRLTDREAIGLVEQLLRCENRYSCPHGRPTFIKMSREDLDRQFGRA, encoded by the coding sequence GTGAAACGTACTCCCCACGATCGCCCCTGGATTCGCCCGCTTCCGGAACGCCTCATAAACAAGATCGCCGCGGGTGAAGTAGTCGAGCGGCCGGCATCGGTGGTCAAAGAACTGGTAGAAAATGCGCTCGATGCTGGCGCCGATCGGATTGAGATTGATATCGAGAGGTCAGGTACCAAACTCATCAAGATAGTCGATAACGGCTGCGGTATCGACTCGGACCAGATCGAGATCGCCTTTTCACGCCATGCTACGTCGAAGATTTCCGAGTTCGACGATCTCGATCGGATCGAATCGTATGGCTTCCGCGGCGAGGCGCTGCCGTCGATTGCGTCCGTGTCGCGCATGCGCATGGTGTCGAAAACGACCGACGCCGACTCGGGTACCGAGATCATATACGAAGGCGGCGTGCTGCAATCGAAGAAAGCGATAGCGTCATCGCCCGGCACCACAATCGAAGTCGAGAACCTGTTCTACAATACACCGGCCCGCCGCAAATTCCTGAAAGCTGAAACCACCGAGGCGCGTCATATCACCCGCGTGGCGATGGCGCTGGCTATGGGGCGGTTTCGGATCGGTTTTGTCTATCGTCTCAACGGCCGTCCGATCTTTGCACTGCCGCCCGGACTGGGTCTCGGCGAGCGCGTGGCGGGGTTGCTCGCGCCCGGCAAGACCTTCGTGGCCGTATCCGGAGAGCTTGGGCCGGTGAGCATTACCGGACATGTTGCTCCACCGGGACTGGCGCAATCCAACCGGAACAGCCAGTTTATATTCATCAATGGACGGTACATCCAGTCACCCGCGCTGGGCCATGCCCTCGCCGCCGGTTACGGCGAGCTTCTGCCGCGAGGCAACTACCCGGTCGGGGCGCTACTGCTGAGTGTTGATCCGAGCGAAGTCGATGTCAACGTACACCCGGCCAAGACCGAAGTGCGCCTGTCGAGAGAGCGCGAAATCTACGATGCCGTCTATCATCTGGTCAAAGCCGCCCTGCGACAGGAGGGGGTGGTCCCAAGGTTGGAGACCGGCACTAACATAGCGGGCAGCGTGGCAACGGCCCCGCCGCCATCGTATAGCCATCACCCTAAGGTCATTCCGGGTGTTACGGCACGTGGTGGACACCAGGCGCACATGGTTCGGGAGCTGTACCGAACTACTTCTCCGACTCGGTCAATTGAGGCACCAGCCACGGTTCTGGTCGACACCGCCACCGGTGAAATACTCACGGAGCCTGTGCCGGTGCCCACAGCGGCACCGCCGACAGAGGCGAGCATCCGTCTGATCGGCAGGTTTGAGGATTTGTATCTGCTCGTCCAGGTGGGGCGCGAACTACTTGTGGTCGATCAGCACACCGCGCATGAGCGGGTGCTGTTCGAGGAGACAATGCGCCAGATGGAAGCCCACGGCAGCACCGGCCAGCAACTGCTCCTTCCGGTCCAGTTTGAGCTGGGGGCCGAACAGTTGACGCTGTTTGAGGAGGCGCGCGACGTGCTCGTTCGTTCCGGATTCACTGTCGAGTCATTCGGCGGGCGCACTGTCAGGATTGAAGCCGTGCCGGCGATTCTATCACGCAAATCGCCGGAGACTGCACTCCGGGCGATTCTGGACGATGTCGGCTCGCTCAAGAAATCCGGTTACGATCTGAGGAAAGCGGTGGCTCAGTCGGTCGCCTGCCGGTCAGCGGCCATGGCCGGTGATCGGCTTACCGACCGTGAAGCGATCGGTCTGGTCGAGCAGTTGCTCAGGTGCGAAAACCGCTATTCCTGTCCGCACGGCCGCCCCACATTTATCAAGATGTCCCGTGAGGACCTCGACAGGCAGTTCGGTCGTGCCTGA